A genomic stretch from Dyella sp. M7H15-1 includes:
- a CDS encoding acetyl-CoA C-acyltransferase codes for MSDVSIVIAGAKRTAIGSFLGQFTGVPTPKLGAAAIRAALEQAGVGAGDVSEVIMGCVLPANLGQAPTRQAALQAGLPVGTGSTTINKVCGSGMKAIMLGHDLIKAGSATVVVAGGMESMTNAPHMVNARGGIRYGDGQLVDHMAWDGLTNPYDGKAMGVFGELCADKYHFTREEQDAFAIESVNRSKAAQSSGAFADEIVPVTVSSRKGDVQVDTDEQPGRSDTTKIPSLKPAFRKENGTITAASSSSISDGAAAVILLSADDAKVRGIKPLARIVAHATHSQEPEWFTTAPVTAISKVLDKAGWKVSDVDLFEVNEAFAVVAMAPMRELGISHDKLNVNGGACALGHPIGASGARLVVTLLNALKTRGLRRGVASLCIGGGEATAMAVERLD; via the coding sequence ATGTCGGATGTCAGTATTGTTATTGCCGGTGCCAAGCGCACCGCCATCGGCTCCTTTCTAGGCCAGTTCACCGGCGTACCCACTCCCAAGCTTGGTGCCGCCGCGATCCGCGCAGCGCTGGAACAGGCCGGCGTAGGTGCCGGGGATGTCAGCGAAGTGATCATGGGTTGCGTGCTGCCCGCCAATCTCGGCCAGGCCCCCACCCGCCAGGCGGCCTTGCAGGCTGGCCTGCCGGTCGGTACCGGCAGCACCACCATCAACAAAGTATGCGGTTCGGGCATGAAGGCCATCATGCTCGGTCATGACCTGATCAAAGCCGGCTCGGCGACAGTGGTGGTGGCCGGCGGCATGGAATCGATGACCAACGCCCCGCACATGGTCAACGCCCGCGGTGGTATCCGCTACGGTGACGGCCAACTCGTCGACCACATGGCATGGGATGGCTTGACCAACCCCTACGACGGCAAGGCCATGGGTGTGTTCGGCGAACTGTGCGCCGACAAGTACCACTTCACCCGCGAGGAGCAGGACGCCTTCGCCATCGAATCGGTGAATCGCTCCAAAGCCGCCCAGTCTTCCGGCGCCTTTGCCGATGAAATCGTGCCGGTGACCGTCTCCAGCCGCAAAGGCGATGTGCAGGTGGATACCGACGAGCAGCCAGGCCGTTCCGATACCACCAAGATCCCCTCACTCAAGCCCGCGTTCCGCAAAGAAAACGGCACCATTACCGCCGCCAGCTCGTCGAGCATTTCCGACGGTGCGGCCGCGGTGATCCTGCTGTCGGCTGACGATGCCAAGGTCCGCGGCATCAAACCGCTGGCACGTATTGTTGCCCATGCCACGCACTCGCAGGAGCCGGAATGGTTCACCACCGCGCCGGTAACGGCCATCAGCAAGGTGCTGGACAAAGCTGGCTGGAAGGTGAGCGATGTCGATCTGTTCGAAGTCAACGAAGCCTTCGCCGTGGTGGCCATGGCCCCCATGCGTGAACTGGGCATCTCGCATGACAAGCTCAACGTCAACGGCGGCGCCTGCGCACTGGGACATCCGATTGGCGCCAGCGGTGCCCGTCTGGTGGTGACATTGCTCAACGCCTTAAAAACACGCGGCTTGCGTCGCGGCGTGGCATCGCTTTGCATTGGCGGCGGTGAAGCCACCGCTATGGCAGTGGAGCGTTTGGACTAA